A genomic stretch from Rhinatrema bivittatum chromosome 9, aRhiBiv1.1, whole genome shotgun sequence includes:
- the LOC115099331 gene encoding monocyte chemotactic protein 1B-like has protein sequence MALPSRTLLPAALLLLLLCILGIATVASDPGKNSNCCTQVSRAKPKLPIIAYRRQEMALPCVEAVIFTTQEGKLLCSNPELKWVKDKVNELDKKTLPQ, from the exons ATGGCCCTGCCCAGCCGCACGCTGCTGCCCgccgccctcctcctcctcctcctctgcatccTTGGCATTGCCACGGTAGCCAGCG ATCCCGGCAAGAATTCCAACTGCTGCACCCAGGTATCCAGAGCTAAGCCCAAACTGCCCATCATTGCATACAGAAGGCAGGAGATGGCCTTGCCATGCGTGGAAGCTGTGAT ATTTACCACACAGGAAGGAAAGTTACTCTGCTCCAATCCTGAACTGAAATGGGTGAAAGACAAAGTCAACGAACTCGA CAAGAAaacccttcctcagtaa